In Acidimicrobiia bacterium, a genomic segment contains:
- the mdh gene encoding malate dehydrogenase: MRKTTVVGAGKYGSTTAEKIARMDLVDQVVMTDILEGTPQGLALDMNQARPVEKYRTLVVGTNDYADTAGSEVVVITAGSPRKPGMSRMDLLTVNAKVVKSVTEQIMKYSPDAILVVVTNPLDHMTTLAAEVSGLPKNKVMGQAGILDSSRLAHFISEMADVDIFDVEALTLGSHGPTMVPVPSQCKVGGKSLEEVFSEEQIEALIDRTRKGGAEIVGLLKTGSAYYAPSSAAAAMVEAILTDSGAVLPVCAYTSGEYGVVHGYLGVPAKLGANGVEEIVELPLTETEMAALHEAADAVAANVAELHNVDYS, translated from the coding sequence GTGCGCAAAACAACAGTTGTCGGCGCCGGGAAGTACGGGTCAACGACCGCGGAGAAGATCGCCAGAATGGACCTGGTTGATCAGGTGGTCATGACCGATATCCTCGAAGGTACCCCACAGGGCCTGGCGCTGGACATGAACCAGGCCCGCCCGGTCGAGAAGTACCGGACGCTGGTCGTGGGTACGAACGACTATGCGGATACAGCAGGTAGCGAGGTGGTCGTCATCACGGCCGGGTCGCCGCGCAAGCCCGGCATGAGCAGAATGGACCTCCTGACGGTCAACGCCAAAGTGGTGAAGAGCGTCACCGAACAGATCATGAAGTACTCCCCGGATGCCATCTTGGTAGTGGTGACCAACCCACTCGATCACATGACGACCCTGGCCGCCGAGGTCTCCGGCCTGCCGAAGAACAAGGTGATGGGTCAAGCCGGCATCCTCGACAGTTCGCGGCTTGCACACTTCATCAGCGAGATGGCAGACGTGGATATCTTTGATGTCGAAGCGTTGACGCTTGGTAGCCACGGACCGACGATGGTCCCCGTGCCTTCGCAGTGCAAGGTGGGCGGCAAGTCGCTCGAAGAGGTGTTCTCGGAGGAGCAGATCGAGGCCTTGATCGACCGCACCCGCAAGGGCGGCGCCGAGATCGTTGGACTCCTGAAGACGGGCAGCGCCTACTACGCGCCGTCGTCGGCGGCGGCTGCGATGGTCGAGGCGATCCTGACGGACTCCGGTGCCGTGTTGCCGGTGTGCGCCTACACGAGCGGCGAATACGGCGTCGTCCACGGCTACCTGGGCGTTCCGGCCAAACTGGGCGCCAACGGCGTCGAAGAAATCGTCGAGTTGCCGCTGACCGAAACCGAAATGGCTGCCCTGCACGAGGCTGCAGACGCGGTAGCCGCTAACGTG